A window of Candidatus Caccoplasma merdavium contains these coding sequences:
- a CDS encoding ABC transporter ATP-binding protein — translation MIEIKNIHKSFGRLEVLKGIDATVGRGEIVSIVGASGAGKTTLLQIVGTLEKPDAGQILIDGRAVFDLREKELSAFRNRHIGFVFQFHQLLPEFTALENVMIPALIARENRTEARRRAAGLLDFLGLGDRMSHKPAQLSGGEKQRVAVARALVNRPDVVLADEPSGSLDTQNKTELHNLFFDLRREFGHTFLIVTHDETLARLSDRMIELCDGRIVAQTSNPEAR, via the coding sequence ATGATAGAAATCAAGAACATACACAAAAGTTTCGGCCGGCTCGAAGTCTTGAAAGGCATCGATGCCACGGTCGGGCGCGGCGAAATCGTGTCGATCGTCGGCGCCAGCGGAGCCGGAAAGACCACCCTGCTGCAAATCGTGGGAACGCTCGAAAAGCCCGATGCCGGACAGATTCTCATCGACGGCCGGGCGGTTTTCGATTTGCGCGAAAAGGAACTGTCGGCCTTCCGTAACCGCCACATCGGTTTTGTCTTCCAGTTTCACCAGCTGTTGCCCGAGTTTACCGCCCTCGAAAATGTCATGATACCCGCCCTGATTGCCCGCGAAAACCGCACCGAAGCCCGCCGGCGGGCTGCCGGCCTGCTCGATTTCCTGGGGCTGGGCGACCGCATGTCGCACAAGCCGGCGCAGCTTTCGGGGGGCGAGAAGCAGCGTGTCGCCGTGGCCCGCGCGCTGGTGAACCGTCCCGACGTTGTCCTTGCCGACGAGCCGTCGGGCAGTCTCGACACCCAGAACAAGACCGAGTTGCACAACCTCTTCTTCGACCTGCGCCGGGAGTTTGGCCACACGTTCCTCATCGTCACCCACGATGAGACCCTGGCGCGCCTTTCCGACCGCATGATAGAGCTTTGCGACGGCCGCATCGTGGCTCAAACCTCAAATCCCGAAGCCCGATGA
- a CDS encoding tRNA threonylcarbamoyladenosine dehydratase — translation MEEWLSRTSLLLGEEPLSRLQNAHVLVVGVGGVGAYAAEMIVRAGVGRITLLDADVVEETNINRQLVALHSTLARPKVEVLGERLTDINPRLCLHTLCRYLEADDVEALLDARYDFVVDAIDTLAPKTALLAACVRRRVPVISSMGAGARLDPAAVAYADISKTCRCGLAREVRRRLRAQGIDSGVEVVFSTEQPVASAVRSTDGERNKRSLVGTVSYLPAVFGCYLAAYVIRQLSEA, via the coding sequence ATGGAGGAGTGGTTGTCGCGTACCTCTCTCCTGCTGGGAGAAGAGCCGCTGTCCCGGCTGCAAAACGCCCATGTGCTTGTCGTGGGCGTGGGCGGCGTGGGAGCCTATGCCGCCGAGATGATTGTGCGGGCGGGCGTGGGTCGCATCACCTTGCTCGATGCCGATGTGGTCGAGGAGACCAACATCAACCGTCAGTTGGTGGCGTTGCATTCGACCCTGGCGCGACCCAAGGTCGAGGTGCTCGGCGAGCGTCTCACCGACATCAATCCCCGTCTGTGCCTGCACACCCTCTGCCGCTATCTCGAAGCCGATGACGTGGAGGCGCTTCTCGATGCACGCTATGACTTTGTTGTCGACGCCATCGACACGCTGGCTCCCAAAACCGCCCTGCTGGCCGCTTGTGTGCGCCGTCGGGTGCCCGTGATTTCGTCGATGGGGGCCGGTGCGCGTCTCGACCCGGCGGCCGTGGCCTATGCCGACATCTCGAAAACCTGCCGTTGCGGGCTGGCGCGTGAGGTGCGACGGCGCCTGCGTGCGCAGGGAATCGACAGCGGGGTAGAGGTTGTCTTCTCCACGGAACAGCCGGTCGCCTCGGCCGTGCGTTCCACCGATGGCGAGCGCAACAAACGCTCGCTCGTGGGCACGGTCTCCTATCTCCCGGCCGTGTTTGGTTGCTACCTGGCCGCCTATGTGATACGCCAATTATCGGAAGCATGA
- a CDS encoding acetyl-CoA hydrolase/transferase family protein: MSFKVISAEEAALHVKNDDNVGFGGFTAAGTPKVVPEAIARRAEEEHAAGRPFRIGVFTGASTSDHLDGALARAKAIKFRTPYQSCPDSRAAINAGEISYCDVHLSELAQMLRYGFLGKIDVAVIEASSVTDDGKIYLGPGVGIAPTVCQLAGKIIIELNAHNPKELAGFHDIYQPADPPYRREIPVYRPSDRVGVPYIQVDPAKIVGIVETNLPDGVKEFAPSDEVTMSIGRNVSDFLTAQLQAGLIPQEFLPIQSGVGNIANAVLGFLGKNPHIPPFQMYTEVIQDSVIGLLREGRCTFASSCSLTVSDKVMQEVYGNLDFFRDKIVLRPGEISNNPELVRRMGLITINTALEADIFGNVNSTHVTGTKMMNGIGGSGDFTRNAYISIFTCPSVAKGGKISAIVPMVSHLDHSEHSVNVIVTEYGVADLRGKNPRERAELIIENCAHPMYRPLLREYLSLGKKSHTPHCLPAAYAFHEEFLRSGDMAQTSFAAYK; the protein is encoded by the coding sequence ATGAGTTTTAAAGTAATTTCGGCCGAAGAGGCCGCTTTGCATGTAAAGAATGATGATAACGTGGGCTTTGGCGGATTTACTGCCGCAGGAACTCCCAAGGTGGTTCCCGAAGCCATTGCCCGCCGTGCCGAAGAAGAACATGCCGCCGGCCGGCCTTTCCGCATCGGTGTCTTCACCGGAGCATCGACCAGTGACCATCTCGACGGAGCTTTGGCACGCGCCAAAGCCATCAAATTTCGCACCCCCTACCAGTCGTGTCCCGATTCGCGGGCGGCCATCAACGCGGGGGAGATTTCTTATTGCGACGTGCATCTTTCGGAGTTGGCCCAGATGTTGCGCTATGGTTTCCTGGGAAAAATCGACGTGGCCGTCATCGAGGCTTCGTCGGTGACCGATGACGGGAAAATTTACCTCGGTCCCGGTGTGGGTATCGCCCCTACCGTATGCCAGTTGGCCGGTAAGATTATCATCGAACTCAATGCCCATAACCCCAAAGAGTTGGCCGGTTTCCACGACATCTACCAGCCGGCCGACCCCCCTTATCGTCGCGAGATACCCGTCTATCGCCCCTCCGACCGCGTGGGTGTGCCCTATATCCAAGTCGACCCGGCCAAGATTGTGGGCATCGTCGAGACCAATCTCCCCGACGGCGTGAAGGAGTTTGCCCCGAGCGATGAGGTGACGATGAGCATCGGCCGCAACGTGAGCGACTTCCTCACCGCGCAGCTTCAAGCCGGCCTTATCCCCCAGGAATTCCTGCCCATACAGTCGGGCGTGGGCAACATTGCCAATGCCGTGTTGGGATTCCTCGGCAAGAACCCCCATATCCCGCCTTTCCAGATGTATACCGAGGTGATACAGGACTCGGTCATCGGCCTTTTGCGAGAAGGGCGTTGCACCTTTGCCAGCAGTTGTTCGCTCACGGTGAGCGACAAGGTGATGCAGGAGGTGTATGGCAATCTCGACTTCTTCCGCGACAAGATCGTGTTGCGTCCCGGTGAAATCAGCAACAACCCCGAGTTGGTGCGCCGCATGGGACTTATCACCATCAACACCGCCCTCGAAGCCGACATCTTCGGCAACGTGAACAGTACCCATGTCACCGGTACCAAGATGATGAACGGTATCGGCGGTTCGGGCGACTTCACCCGCAACGCCTACATCTCGATATTTACCTGCCCCTCGGTGGCCAAGGGCGGCAAAATCAGCGCCATCGTGCCCATGGTTTCGCATCTCGACCACAGTGAACACTCCGTCAACGTGATTGTTACGGAATATGGCGTGGCCGATTTGCGGGGCAAGAATCCTCGTGAACGTGCCGAGCTCATCATCGAAAATTGTGCACACCCCATGTATCGCCCCCTGCTGCGAGAATATCTTTCTCTCGGGAAAAAAAGTCATACGCCGCACTGTCTTCCCGCCGCGTACGCCTTCCACGAAGAGTTCCTCCGTTCGGGCGACATGGCGCAGACGTCGTTTGCCGCATATAAATAA